The Sorangiineae bacterium MSr11954 DNA segment CGTGTCTTCTTGCTCGCGGTGGGAGTGGAGCGGCGGGCCCGTGAAGTAATCCACGGTGCCCACCAAAAAGTCGAACCGTCCTTGCGTATGGCGTGCGGTGGCCTTGAAGAGCCACGGCACGCCTTCGTGAGCTTCACCCTCGGAACTTCGGACGATATGCGCGTTGACCACGGTTCGTTCCCCTTGCACGCCGGGTATGGTGCCGAGGGCGTGATCCATCAACCCCCGAAGGTTATCGGGGGCTCAGCTCCCGCCGCGAACGACGACCTGCGCCAGCTCGGTGACGATCTTGGTGACCGCCGCGCGGTTGTTGGGCGCGGCGCTGGAGTTGATCTGCACGGCCACGGCGATGTGGGAGTCGGGGAAATACATCACCCGCGTGAGGTAGCCGGGATAGGTGCCGCCATGGCCATAGGTGATGCCCAGCGCGCCCGCCGGCTCGATCATCACACCGAGCCCATATTTCAGGTCCGCACCCAACGGAGGGGCGGGCACTCCGCGGACGAGCTCGGCCAGGCGCGATGGATCGAAGGCATGCCCTTCATAGAGCAACTTGGCCCAGCGCGCGAGATCGGTCGCCGTGGAGAGGAGGCCGCCACCGCACCACTCGAACTGCGGATTGAACGGCAGCTTGCCATCGACGAGCATGGCGTCGACCCCGCAGAAAATGTTCTCGGGCCCCGCGTAGCCCTGCACCAGGCCCGGCAGGACGGGCTTGTCGGCCAAAAACGTGCGATCCAGCTTGAGCGGCTCCAAAATCCGTTTCGTCAGCTCGTGGTTGAATGTGGAGCCGCTGACCCGCTCGAGGATCATCCCCAAGACGATGTAGTTGGTATCGGAGTACTCCCAACCTTGCCCCGCGGCAAAGGGTGCCTTGGTATCGAACAGGTAGGACACGAGCTCTTCCGGGCGCCAAACCCGATACGCGTCCTTGCAGAGATCGCGCGTGAACTCCCCCTTGTATTCATAACGCACGAGCCCGCTCGTATGCGTCATGAGCATTCGAATCGTGATGTCGCGGGCATTGGGCAGCCGTCCGAACCACGTCTCGTTCCCGAGGTACTTCTCGATCTTGTCATCCAGCGCGAATTTGCCCTCGTGCAGCAGCTGCATGGCGACCGCCGAGACATAGGTTTTGCCCACGCTGGCCTGCATCATCAAGTCGTCGGGCGACATGGGCCGTTGCGTGCTCTTGTCCGACACGCCCGCCGCGATTCCAAGCGGCGTACCGTCGGCCAACACGATGCCGGCGGTCACCCCTGGGTATTGGCCCGAGGCGTGGAGAGCTACCAGCTTTTCCTGCAGGGCTTGCCGCAGCCGCGCATTCGGATCGGGCGGCGAGTCGTTGTCGCTGCTGCACGCGAGGGGGGATAGAAAGAGCGCCAAAAGCGCCGATGCGAGAAGCCAAAAGCGTAAAGGTGTTCTCATAATGACGTGATTGTAGTCGATGCGTGCGCAAATGTCGGCTGGCTCGTCGTGCGTTCCATTCATGACTTCGAGAAATGGCGCGCCGGCAATCGTGACGCGATGCTCGAGTGGGAAGTCGCATTTCTCGGGCGAGCCGTCGCCGATGGGCGGCGACACGTTGGCGCGCGCGCGTCATCCTGGCGGAGCGAGCACATGGAGGAACACTTGGAGCACACCCTTTGGGAACGGTGATCGCTTCGAGCGGTAGTCGAGATTGACGAATCAACAGTAGCCGCGGCCCGCCAGCTGGCGGTGGAAGCCGTCTGGCGTGCATGGCGTGCACACATCGCATCTTCCCCGGGGCCGTGCGAGTCGCAACCGGCGGGCGTTATCCGCTGTCTTGTCCACGCATCTGGCCTGCGGTGTTTTGTGTCTGGATATGAGCTCGAGATGAGGTGCAATGGCTTGGCTGCGCCATTGCGCCAGCGACTCTTCGCACATGGCAGGATTGGTCCCGCGTTTCGGTGATACGCTCGATCGGTGAGCGTTTCTCCGGAGGTTGGGGTAATCCTCGCGGGCAAATACCGCGTCGAGCGGGTGCTTGGCGCAGGCGGAATGGGCGTGGTCGTAGCCGCGCGGCATCTGCAGTTGGAATCCCTGGTTGCGCTCAAACTCATGGTTCCGGCTGCCCTCGATGTCGAAGGCTCAGCCGAGCGCTTCCGTCGTGAGGCACAAGCGGTTGCGCGATTGCGTGGAGAGCACATCGCCCATGTCACGGATTTTGGCATCCTGGATACGGGGCGACCTTACATCGTCATGGAGTTCCTCGACGGCGCGGATCTCGATACGGTGCTGAACGCCCGCGGACGTCTCCCCGCGCGGGAGGCGATTGATTATGTGATCGACGTTTGCAAGGCGATGGTGGAGGCGCACGACGCCGGCATCGTTCACCGCGATCTCAAGCCACACAATCTCTTTCGAACGAATCGCCCGGACGGGACGACGCTCGTCAAAGTGCTCGATTTTGGCATATCCAAATTCATCGGCGTGGAAGGTTTCGACGCCGCATCCACGGAGACCGGTGCACTCCTGGGATCGCCTGCGTACATGTCACCCGAGCAGATTCGCAGCTCGAAACACGTCGATGCACGAACGGACATTTACGCGCTCGGGGCGATTCTCTTTCAGTTCGTCACCGGTGAGCGTGTCTTTCGCGCCGCCTCGTTGGGAGAGATGCTGGTTTCTGTCATTCACGACGCTCCGCGATCGATACGCCAGGTTCGTCCGGAGCTGCCCGCCGATCTCGATGCCGTCGTTGCGCGTTGCTTGCAGAAAGATCCAAGCAAACGTTTCGCGAGCGCTCGTGAGCTCTTGATCGCGCTCCAATCGGTGCGGAGCTCGAGGCGTAGCTCGCCTGCCGTCAGCTCCGAGATATTACCCCTGAACAGGTCGGTGGTTCTCGCGGTTGCAAGCGTGGTCATGGTGATTGCCGTCGCGAGCACTCTGCTGGTGGGAGCGGCTCGATCGAGGCGGGGGTCGTTGGCTACTCCTTCGAACGAACGTCCACCTCCCATGGCCTCGAGTCTCGCCGTGGCTTCTCGGTCGGAGATGCCCCCCACAGCGGAGGTTGATGCCAGTCCGGTCGGAGCCGGCATTCCCAAGTTGCCCACTCCCGTGTCCACGTCCTCGCCAGCCCGCTCGGCGACCCCGCTGCAGCCAGAAGGCGGGACCTCGGTCCGGTCGAAAGCCATCGCTCCCGTGCCCAGGGTGCAGGATCACGGAGCAAAAGAGGCGCCCAGGCCGACCGAAGCCCCCACTCCACGGTCAATGAAGTATCCCTCCACGGCCCCGCCATCCCCCTACACACTTCCGCCTCTTGGTTTGTGACGGGCGTCTGCCGGCTAAACGTTTCAAGCTTGGCTTTGCCGGGCCTGGCCCTCGTCACTCGCATGGGTTCGAAGATACATCGCCGTCGAGTGGACGTTCGTCTGGAAAGGTTCTTATGGCACACAGCGTCGTCGTTCTTGGACGCACCAGACGCAATCCATCGAAAGCCCTTTGGGGTGCTCCAAGGCGAGTTGTCCTCACGCGGTGCGGGGGAGTATCCAGAACGACACCGAATGGCGAGTAGACTGGTCTAAAGACTTACCAGGCACGATGTCCGTCCTTCATCATAGCGTTCGAACAGCACATTCATCGAGCCGCTCGGACAACTTTCACGATTTTGAACTGCTTAAGCGAAATTTAATCTTTGCAAAGCGCTCGCGCATGAGAAGAGTGTCAGCATCGAGCAGACTTATCGGTCACCTACGATCAAGATCTCGCTCCGTTACCATTCGTGCATTCATCGCAGAGGGGGGAGTCGATGTACGGGAGAGAGCACGGCCATGCGCGGGCCTTTGGGGTAAATGTCGTGGGGGTTGTTGCCAATACCGCCGCTTCGGGCGCGGGGTCGAGCCCGTCGAGCCTCCTTCTGTAGGTTCCGGAGCAGGCGCCAGCCGTTCGCACGTCCATGACCATCAGGCCATGGATGTTATGCCGACGCTAGCGTCGGTGCTCGCGCATCGCCA contains these protein-coding regions:
- a CDS encoding beta-lactamase family protein: MRTPLRFWLLASALLALFLSPLACSSDNDSPPDPNARLRQALQEKLVALHASGQYPGVTAGIVLADGTPLGIAAGVSDKSTQRPMSPDDLMMQASVGKTYVSAVAMQLLHEGKFALDDKIEKYLGNETWFGRLPNARDITIRMLMTHTSGLVRYEYKGEFTRDLCKDAYRVWRPEELVSYLFDTKAPFAAGQGWEYSDTNYIVLGMILERVSGSTFNHELTKRILEPLKLDRTFLADKPVLPGLVQGYAGPENIFCGVDAMLVDGKLPFNPQFEWCGGGLLSTATDLARWAKLLYEGHAFDPSRLAELVRGVPAPPLGADLKYGLGVMIEPAGALGITYGHGGTYPGYLTRVMYFPDSHIAVAVQINSSAAPNNRAAVTKIVTELAQVVVRGGS
- a CDS encoding protein kinase, with the protein product MSVSPEVGVILAGKYRVERVLGAGGMGVVVAARHLQLESLVALKLMVPAALDVEGSAERFRREAQAVARLRGEHIAHVTDFGILDTGRPYIVMEFLDGADLDTVLNARGRLPAREAIDYVIDVCKAMVEAHDAGIVHRDLKPHNLFRTNRPDGTTLVKVLDFGISKFIGVEGFDAASTETGALLGSPAYMSPEQIRSSKHVDARTDIYALGAILFQFVTGERVFRAASLGEMLVSVIHDAPRSIRQVRPELPADLDAVVARCLQKDPSKRFASARELLIALQSVRSSRRSSPAVSSEILPLNRSVVLAVASVVMVIAVASTLLVGAARSRRGSLATPSNERPPPMASSLAVASRSEMPPTAEVDASPVGAGIPKLPTPVSTSSPARSATPLQPEGGTSVRSKAIAPVPRVQDHGAKEAPRPTEAPTPRSMKYPSTAPPSPYTLPPLGL